In Massilia sp. METH4, the genomic window GAAAAAAACATAAGTTTACAAACTTGCTAACCTTGTCAATATAGCTTTGCCTCCGCGCGTTTTACTTCACTAATGAAAGGTGCGGCGCGGCGGCCGGCCCGCGCAGGGGCGCGGCGAAGCGCCGGCGAAACGTCAAGAAATTTCTTTTATTGCGGCGTTGCGTCGGTCGCACGGCGGTCGCCCCTTTCGTTGATTTGTATAATCCCGGCCATGGATATCAACTCCGACGACCTCCTGACCTTCGTGACCGTGATCGACAGCGGCTCGCTGAGTGCCGCCGCGGTGCACCTCGGCCAGACCACGTCGGGCGTCAGCCGTGCATTGGCGCGCCTGGAAGACAAGCTGCAGACGTCCCTGCTCACGCGTACCACGCGGCGCATGGAATTGACCGAGGAAGGGCAGCTGTTCCTCGAGCGCGCGCGGCGCATCCTGGCATCGATCGAGGAAGTGGAAGAATGCATCCGCATCCGCCGGCAGCAACCGGCGGGGCGCCTGTGCGTGGATGCGGCATCGCCTTTCATGCTTCACTGCATCGTGCCCCATGTGGCCGAGTTCCGTGCGCTGTATCCGGAGATCCGGCTGGAACTCACGTCCAACGACCGCATCGCCGACCTGATCGAGCATCGCACCGATATCGCGATTCGCATCGGCACGCTCAACGACTCCACGCTGCACGCCCGGCCGCTCACGTCCAGTCCCCTGCACATCCTTGCCAGCCCTGCCTACCTCGCGCGGCATGGCGCGCCGGCCGCGCCCGAGGACCTGGCGCGCCATGCGCTGCTCGGCTTCGTGCAGTACGAACAGGGCAATGTCTGGCCGCTGCGCCATGCCGCGGGCGACAGCCTTGTCGTCGCGCCGGCCCTGGCCGCTTCGTCCGGCGAAACATTGCGCCAGCTCGCCCTGGCCGGCGACGGCATCGCCTGCCTCGCCGACTTCATGACCCGCGCCGACATCGGCGCCGGGCGCCTCGTGCCGCTGCTGGCAGCATTCAATACCGGCTACCGCCAGCAGATCCATGCCGTCTATTACCGCAACACGCAGCTGGCCCAGCGCATCAGCTGCTTCCTTGAATTCTTCCAGCAAAAGCTTTGAGCACCGCAGCTGCGGGCACGCTCGCGCTGTAGGCGCGGTCCCACATCCACACGCGCGAAAGCGCCGCAGGAACTGTTCGCTGGCGCACGGTCGCTGCAAGGGTGCGTTAATAAGATGGAGTTGCGTGATTGATGCGCGATGCAACGATCAGGATAACGAAAGCACGCCGCTCGTCCGCAGGCAAGCCGGTCGCCTCAAGCGCCGGCACCAGAATTTTTTACCAGGCAGCGAACGCACCGATAGCGTATTGGCAGATGATCGAGCGGAAGCGAGCGCGAACATGACAGGAGGTCATCATGATGACGACACAAACCAATCACCCCTCGAAAGAAGTGGTGCGTGAGTACCTGGAACGCCGGACCAGCGAAGTGGAACCGCCGCCGACGCCGGAAGAAATCCGGCGCCAGCTTGGCTGGGGCCTCGTGATGGACCAGAAGTACGACGGCAGATCCTGAACCACAACCACCATTGGGAGAGAACATGACCAACCGTATCGGCAACAAGGACGTCGCGCAGATGCGCAGCAAGGAAGAAAAGAAACGCACGCGCGCCTTCAACAAGGCCATGGAAGCGGAAAAGCAGGCCATCGCCCGCGCCAAATACCGCAACCAGGTCAAGGGCCAGAGCGCTCCGGCCGCATAAGCGGTGCCCGTCTCCACAACTCCCCACGGCGTTCGCGCCGTGGGGATTTTTTTTTCTTCGGGCCGGCAGCCGGGACCCGCCGTTCGCCGATCGCTTCGCCATTCACCGGGTACGAGCCGCCACTCGCCGAAAAACGGTTTCGGTGCGCGCGCGCGCCGCGTATCGTTCCAGCATCGATCCGATGGAGGAACCTATGCAAACCGAAGTGGACAGGGCACGGCTGAAACTGCGCCGGCAGGTGATCTGGGGGCTGACGCTGGTGGCATTCGGCCTGGCTTACCTCATCAACCGGGACGACCATGAGACCGTGGCGCGCCTGTGGACGTACTGGCCGCTGGTGCTGGTCGCATTCGGCATCGGCAACATGCTGCCGCCGTTTGACGGCCGGCGTTTCGTCGACGGCCTGTCGCAGGTGCTGTTCGGCGCCTGGTTCTACGCCACCTTCGAGGGCCTGTGGGGCCTGACCTTCCAGAACAGCTGGCCATTGCTTATCATCGTGGCCGGCGCCGGCATGGTGTTGCAGCCGCTGGCGTCGCGTTATTTTGAACGAAAGGCCGGCGGGCAAACGACTCAACAGAGCACGAGGGAGGAGGCATGAGCACGGAGCGGCAACACAATCCGGCGGCGCAGGTCGTCGTCGGCCTGGCGGTGATCGCGGTGGGATTGATGTTCCTGCTCGATAACCTGGGCTGGATCCACCTGGACATGGGCGTGCAATTCTGGCCCGTCGTCCTGATCGTGGCGGGCACGCTGAAGATCACTGGCGCCCGTTCCACCAAGGGCAGGACCATCGGCGTGGCGCTGCTCGTGTTCGGTGTCGTGCTGCTGCTGAAAGGGCTCGGCATCCTGGCCATCGGCTGGAACGTGCTGGCGCCAATGGTCATGATCGGCGTGGGGGTGTTCGTCGTGGCGCGCTCCACCATGCGGCCCGACAAGCACGGCGAGCACGGCGTGCCCGTGCCGGCCGGGAAGGAAGGCGACGACGATGCCGTGTTCGCCACCGCCATCCTCGGCGTTTACAAGCGGCGCATTGCCTCGCAGCGGTTCGCGGGCGGCGAGATGACGGCGATCATGGGCGGCTGCGAGCTCGACCTGCGCGAGGCTTCCCTGTCCGGCGACGCGGTGATCCATGTCTTCGCGCTGATGGGCGGCATCACGATCCAGGTGCCGGTCGACTGGACGGTGTCGCTCGAGGGCGCGCCGATCCTGGGCGGCATCGAGGAGTCGACGCTGCGCCCGAAGGATGCCGGCAAGCGACTGATTGTGCGCGGCTACGCCATCATGGGCGGCGTGGAAATCCGCAACTGATGGCGGCAAGGCTGTGAGCTGGCTTACCCGGGCGCGCCGCGGCGCAATGCTGTACCTGCTGGCGTGGCTGATCGCGGGCGCCGTGATCGGCGGCGTATGCGCCGCCCTGGCCCCGGCACCGCTCGTGAACGCGCTGGTGTTCGCGATCCCCGGCACGCTGGTCTACGGCGTGGCGGCGGGCTTCTCCGCGTATTACCTGTGCCGCGCCAATCCGCTCGGCACGCGCACGACGGCGCTGGTGGTCCTCGTCCTGTGCACGGCCGCCGTGCTGGCCGCCTTCATGTGGCTGGCGGTGCTGGGCGGCTGGAACGAGCTGTGCGTGGCACTCGGCGTCTCCTGGGCCGGCATCGGGCAGACACCGCTGCTGTCGGCCTTCCTGTTCGTCCTCGGCGCCTTGCTGTATGGCTTGCTGGCGGTCGTGAACTACCTGGCCATCGAAAGCGGTCGGGCCCGCACGGCGGAGCGGCGCGAGCTGGAATCGAAGCTGATGGCGCAGGATGCCGAGTTGCGCATGCTGCGCACGCAGGTCGATCCGCACTTCCTGTTCAACAGCCTCAATTCCGTCAGCGCGCTGACGTCGCAGGACCCGAAGGGCGCGCGCGAAATGACGCTGCGGCTGGCTGGTTTCTTCCGCCGCAGCCTGGGCCTGGCGGCGCAGCCGCGCATCACGCTGGCCCAGGAAATGGATCTGGTGCGGGACTTCCTCGCCATCGAAAAGGTGCGCTTCGGCGAGCGGCTCGTCACCGAAGAAGCGTTGGAGAAGGGCGCGCTCGATTGCCTGGTGCCGCCGATGATCATCCAGCCGCTCGTCGAGAACGCGATCAAGCACGGCATCGGCCAGTTGACCGATGGCGGGCTGGTGCTGGTGGCGGCCTGGCGCGAGAGCGGCCGGCTGAAGATCACCGTCACCAACGCGATCGATCCCGAGCTGCCCGAATGCCGCCGTGCCGGCGTCGGGCTGGCCAATGTGCGGCAGCGGCTGGCGTGCGCCTACCCGAACCAGTCGGCGCTCGAATGGAAGCGCGAAGGCGATACGTTCAGCGTCGAGATCCGCCTGCCGGCGCACACTACCGACAATGACGAAACATAGGAGACAGCATGCGGCTGATCGTGGTGGATGACGAATCCCTGGCGCGCGGCGTGGTGCGCGAATACCTGGCCGCGCACCCCGACATCGAAGTGGTGGCCGAATGCGCGAACGGCTTCGAAGCCGTGAAGGCGATCACGGAGCTGGCGCCCGACCTGGTGCTGCTGGACATCCAGATGCCCAGGCTCGACGGCTTCGAGGTCGCCGAACTGGCGGGCGGCAAGACGCGCATCATCTTCGCCACCGCGTTCGACCAGTACGCGGTGCGCGCCTTCGAGGTCCACGCCCTCGACTACCTGCTCAAGCCCTTCAGCCAGCAGCGCTTCGACCAGGCGATTGCCCACGCCCGCGCCAGCCTCGCCAGCGCGCTGCCGCGGCAGGAAGCGGCCGTTCGCGAAGCGCTTGCGGCCCGCGACAGGCCACTTGGGCGCGTGCTGATCCGCGACGGCGCGAAGGTCCACGTGATCCCCACCGAGAAGATCGTGTTCATCGAGGCGCAGGACGATTACGTGTGCATTCACGCCGACGGCAAGGCGTGGCTGAAGAACCAGGCGCTGGGCGAGCTGGAGTCACAGCTTGCATCCCAGCTCGAGGCGGGACGCTTCCTGCGCATCCACCGTTCCTACCTCGTCAACGTGGATCACGTGGCGCGCATCGAACCGGCCGGCAGGGACAGCCACGCGGCCATCCTCGGCGACGGCACGAAGCTGCCGATCAGCCGCAGCGGGTACCAGAAGATCAGGGCGGTGATGCAGTAGTCTTCAGCTTGGCACATGCCACCACGCCGGCAGCAGGGCACGGATGTCCGGCCGTGCGAAGCGGTCGTCGATCAGGTGGACGGTGCCCGTATCGCTGGTGGTTCGGATCACGCGGCCGGCCGCCTGCACCACCTTCTGCATGCCGGGATACAGGTAGGTGTAATCGTACCCGGCGCCGAAGATGGCTTGCATGCGCTCGCGGATGCGTTCGTTGACGGGATTGAGTTGCGGCAGCCCCAGCGTGGCGATGAAGGCGCCGATCAGCCGCGCGCCGGGCAGGTCGATGCCCTCGCCGAAGGCGCCGCCCAGCACGGCGAAGCCGATGCCCTGGCCCGTCTCGGTGAAGCGGGCCAGGAAGGCATCGCGCTCCGCCTCGCCCATGCGGCGCGGCTGGCGCCACACGGTCACGTGCGGGTGCTCGCGCTCGAACAGGTCGGCCGCCTTGTCCATGTAGTCGAAGCTGCTGAAGAAGGCCAGGTAGTTGCCGGGCTGCCGGTCGTACTGCTCGCCCATCAGGCGCGCGATCGGCGCCAGCGAGCGGTCGCGGTGCTGGTAGCGCGTGGAGATGTGGCCGGCGATGTGCACCGTCAGCTGCGCCGCCTGGAATGGCGAGGCGACGTCGACCCAGGCCGTGTCGGGCGGCATGCCCAGCGTGTCGCTGTAGTAGTTCCACGGGCTCAGCGTGGCTGAGAACAGCGCCGTGGTGCGCGCCGCGGCGAAGCGCGGCTGCAGGAAGGGCGCCGGCACGATATTGCGCAGGCACAGCACCGAGTCCACGCGGGTACCGCCGCCGGCGCCCTTGTTGGCGATCGTCACATCGAACACGGAGTGCTCGCCGAAGCTCTCGCCCAGCCGCGCGAAGTGCAGTACGGCGAAATAGAAATCGAGGATGTCGGCATCGAACCACGCCGCGTTCTCCGCCATGTAGTCGCCGATGTCGGTGGCCGCCGTCTGCAGCGCGTTGACGAGCTTTTCCGGCAGCGCGTCGTAGGCCTGGTAGTCGCCTTCCTGTTCCTTCTCGAGCGCGGACCATTGCCGGTGCACGCGGTCCAGCGCCTTCTTCAGCGCGGCGGGCGCGGTCTTGCGCAGCAGCCGCAATCGGGCGTGCTCCAGCTCCGCCGAGTACATCTTGCGCGTGCGCGACACCATATTGTGCGCCTCGTCGGCCAGCACGCCGATGCGCCACTCGTTCATCACGGTCAGCGAGTACAGCATGGCCGTCACGTCGAAGTAGTAGTTGTAGTCGCCCACGATCACGTCGGCCCACCGTACCAGTTCGCTTTGCAGGTAGTACGGGCACACATCGTGCGCCAGCGCCACCGCGCGCACGGCGGCGCGGTCCAGCATGGGCTGCTGCACGGCCGCGGCGCGCGCTGCAGGCAGGCGGTCATAGAAGCCCTTCGCCAGCGGGCACGATTCGCCGTGGCAAGCCTTGTCGGGATGTTCGCAGGCGGTATTGCGCGCTGCCAGTTCCAGCGTGCGCAGCGGCAGCAGCGGGGCGCTGTCCTTGATCGCCTCGGCGGCATCGAGCGCCATGCGCCGGCCCGACGTTTTCGCGGCCAGGAAAAAGATCTTGTCGAGGCCGTGCGCGGCGGCCGCCTTCAGCAGCGGGAACAGGCTGCCGATGCTCTTGCCGATGCCGGTCGGCGCCTGGGCCAGCAGCGCGCAGGAGCGGGCACTGGCCTTGTACATCGCCTCGGCCAGTTCGCGCTGGCCCGGCCGGAAGTCGGCATGGGGAAAACGCAGCGCGCGCAGTTGTTCGTCGCGCAGCGCGCGGTGGGCGAGCTCCATCTCGGCCCACGCCACGAACAGCGTGCATTGCGCCTCGAAATAAGCCTGCAGGGAAGCCGCATCGTGTTCCTCGACGAGGTGAGTCTCCTTCTGGGAGCCGATGTCGTAGTACACCAGTGCCAGCCGCAACGACGGCAGGCCGCGCGCGGCGCACAGCAGGTGGCCATACACCTTCACCTGCGCCCAGTGCAGGGCGCGATGGTTGCCGGGCATGCGATCGAGCTCGCCCCGGAAGGTCTTGATTTCCTCGAGCTGGTTGCGCTTCGGGTCATAGCCGTCGGCACGCCCGCGCACGAGGAGCGGGCCGAAGGTGCCGGACAGGGCGATTTCCTTTTCGTAGTCGTCGTCGCGCCGCGCGGTGACCACGGCATGGCCGGCGATGCCTTCCTGGGCGGTGGGCGAGGGCGTGAAGCGCAGGTCGAGGTCGCCCGCCTTGGCGGTGAACTCGCACAGCGCCCGCACAGCCACCGTGTACTTCGTGTCCGTCACTGCGTCGCCCATTGCAGGTAGCAGACGGTGACGGGCATGCGATGTTGCGCGCAGTAGTCGATCCAGCGCAGCTGGTTGTCCTGCAGGCGGTCGCCCGGGCCCTTTACTTCGATCATGTTGTAGCGCCGCTCGGCCGGCCAGAACTGGATCAGGTCGGGAAAGCCGGTGCGGTTCGCTTTCACGTCCTGCAGGATGCGCAGGAACGACTGCTTCAGGTGGGCGGGCGGAATGCAGTGCAGCGCCAGCTCGAGCAGCGTGTCGTCCAGCGCGCCCCAGAACACGAAGGGCGACGAGATGCCGCGCTTGGCCTCCAGGTTGCGCCGGATCGTGGTCGGGTAGCTGCCGTCGTCCAGCTGCGCCAGGCAGGCGTCGAACTGGGCGGCGCGGCGGCGGTGGAAGTCGGCGCTGTGCAGGTCGGCCGGGCCGTGGTGGAACGGGTGGAAGAAGGCGCCGGGAATGGCGGCGAAGATCGCATCCCAGCACAGCAGCCCGAACAGGGAGTTGATCAGCGCGTTCTCGACATAGAACACGGGGGCTTCGTCGCGGTGCAGGTGCTCGCGCACCACGCCTTCGACCCACCATTGGCCGTCCGGATGCGGCAGCGCGAGGTCGAGCTTGGCGGGTGGCGCTGCCTTGCCGGGAGCGCTGCGCGGATGGCCCAGGCGGCGCGCCAGCCGCGGCGCCATGCGCAACAGGTGCTGGCGTTCGGCCTCGCTCTCCGGCGCCGCCATGGCCACCTGCAGGCGCTCCCAGGCGGGGCCGAAGCGTTCATCCTTTTCCAGCACGCGGATCGCCCGCGCCCGCGCGCCGGGGTAGGCGCAATCGCTGTAGACGGTGCAGGCGCCAGCCCAGTCGCGCAGTTTTTCCAGTTGCTGGCCCAGCTGGAACAGCAGCTTCTCGCGCCGGCTGGCCAGCCATTCGTTGTCCGTGCCCGGCGGCGGCACGTCGCGCAGCACGTCCAGCGGCGCCTCGCCGTTGGCGAAGCGTTCGCGGCAGGCGTGCAGTTGCAGGTAGTCGTCGATGTCGCGCCGCGTGCGGAAGCCCCGGGCAGCCTGGGAAATCTCCACCTGCTCGAAGCGGAACACGCCGAGGTCGGACAGCACGAATTCCGTCCAGTCCTGGTGGTAGTTGCCGAAGAAGATCAGTCGCAGCCGGTCGCACAGCGGTTTCGCCACGATGCGGTAAGCCTCGTCGCCATCGAACCAGCCCGAGAACGGCCGCTCGCCCTCGTGCCGGGCGCGCAGCGCTTCCAGCTGTGCTTCCTTGCGGGCCGAGCGCAGCGCGCCGGTCAGGGCGAACGCCTGGCACAGCTCGGGCTTTTGCAGCAGGTCGAACAATTCGTCGAGCGAGACCGGCGGATCGACGACGATCCAGCCGGTATCGGCCAGCGGCGCGGCGGCGGCCCGGGCACAGCCGATTTCCTCGTAGACGAGCTTGGAGGCGCGGAACAATTGTCCCTTGCGCATTACCATGCGCACGAACAGTGCGCGCGCGGCCTGGGGCAGGGCGGGAAAGCGTTCGATGAAGCCGCGCTCCTCGTCGTCGAGCAGGTCGGCATAGCGTTCGCCGATCCATGCCAGCACGCGGTGGAAATTGTCCAGGTAATAAAGCGGGTTTTCCAGGACGGGTTTCATTGTGGCAGGTGCAGCAGGAGGCAAAAACAAACGGCGGGAGAGGCGAAAAACTGTATTTATATACAGTCTATCGCGTCTCCCGCCCCTTGCCCAGCGATTTTATGTTTCGCCGGGAAAGATGTTGCCAAACGAATGCCGGATGCGGCTCAGTGCTTTGTCTGCTGTTGCTGTTCGGCGAGCGCGGCCGCTTTCGCCAGCTGTTCCTCGAAGGCCGCCATGGCCTGGCGCGTTGCCTTGTTCACCTGCTCGTAGCCCGCAAAGGCATTGTCGATGGCCGTCTTGACGATTTCCACCGCATTCTCCGAGCCGGGGCGCACGTTCTTCGTCACATCGTAGATCAGCGCCGACAGGTTGCTGCGCGCCTCGGCCAGGTGGGCGTCGGCCGCTTCGGTGAATTCCTTGCGGATGTCCGCCAGGATCTGGCCGAGCTGGTGGTTGTATTCGGCCACGTTGGTCAGGTTCTGCATGCGCGCGCTGGCGGCGGCCATGGCGGCTTTCGGATCGGTGGCCTGGCTCATTTCCCTGCCGGCCTCGAGGTTCTTTTCAACGCCGCTGCGCGCGGTATCGATATTGAGCTGCACCACCTGCTCGATGCCTTGCACCGCCTTGCTGGTCAGCGTGTTGAAGGTTTCGAGCTGGAACTCGAACAGGGCTTTCGTTGCCTGGGCAAACTGCTCGGGATTCTGGAACATGTCTCCTCCGTCGGTGTGAGTAAGCTTGTCGGCACATTATTGAACACGAATCAACTTCTCGCAACGGGAATCCTTGTAGGGGCCGAGCAGCTTGCGCCAGCCGGGACCCAGCGGGGTCTGCGAGCACACCTTCGCGCCGCTGCCGGACACGCTCTCCCACAGCCACCAGGGGGCGGGAGCGGCGGCCGCGGCGGCGCCTAGCAGCAGGGAACAGAAGATCAGGGCGCGTTTCATTCGGGAGCGACGGCGGGCAGCGTCATGGTGAAGGTGGTGCCGGAGCCCGGCAGGCTGCGCACGGCGATCCGGCCGCCCAGCACGCCGGTGACGATATTGTGCGTCACATGCAGGCCGAGGCCGGACCCGCCGGCGCCGGGCCGGGTGGTGAAGAAGGGATCATACACGCGGGGCAGGATCTCGGGGGCGATGCCGGCGCCATTGTCGGCCACCGACAACGCGATCATGCCGTCCTCCCGCGCATGGGCGGCGATCGTGACGATACCGTCGTCGCGCCCGCCCAGCCCGTGGATGACCGCGTTCTCGAACAGGGCCGAGACGGCCTGGCCGAGCGGGCCGGGATAGCTGTCCATCGCCAGGCCGGGCGCCACGTCCTGCACGACGCGGGGGCGGGGCGGGCGCATGGCGGCCGTCAGGGGCAGCACCAGTTCGGCGATGAATTCGTCGAGCCGGAACTGGCGCCGCTGGGAACTGGCGGTGTCGACGGCCACCTGGCGGAAGCTGGCGATCAGCGCAGCGGCGCGGCGCAG contains:
- a CDS encoding DUF5668 domain-containing protein, coding for MSTERQHNPAAQVVVGLAVIAVGLMFLLDNLGWIHLDMGVQFWPVVLIVAGTLKITGARSTKGRTIGVALLVFGVVLLLKGLGILAIGWNVLAPMVMIGVGVFVVARSTMRPDKHGEHGVPVPAGKEGDDDAVFATAILGVYKRRIASQRFAGGEMTAIMGGCELDLREASLSGDAVIHVFALMGGITIQVPVDWTVSLEGAPILGGIEESTLRPKDAGKRLIVRGYAIMGGVEIRN
- a CDS encoding LytTR family DNA-binding domain-containing protein, whose translation is MRLIVVDDESLARGVVREYLAAHPDIEVVAECANGFEAVKAITELAPDLVLLDIQMPRLDGFEVAELAGGKTRIIFATAFDQYAVRAFEVHALDYLLKPFSQQRFDQAIAHARASLASALPRQEAAVREALAARDRPLGRVLIRDGAKVHVIPTEKIVFIEAQDDYVCIHADGKAWLKNQALGELESQLASQLEAGRFLRIHRSYLVNVDHVARIEPAGRDSHAAILGDGTKLPISRSGYQKIRAVMQ
- a CDS encoding phasin family protein, coding for MFQNPEQFAQATKALFEFQLETFNTLTSKAVQGIEQVVQLNIDTARSGVEKNLEAGREMSQATDPKAAMAAASARMQNLTNVAEYNHQLGQILADIRKEFTEAADAHLAEARSNLSALIYDVTKNVRPGSENAVEIVKTAIDNAFAGYEQVNKATRQAMAAFEEQLAKAAALAEQQQQTKH
- a CDS encoding LysR family transcriptional regulator, coding for MDINSDDLLTFVTVIDSGSLSAAAVHLGQTTSGVSRALARLEDKLQTSLLTRTTRRMELTEEGQLFLERARRILASIEEVEECIRIRRQQPAGRLCVDAASPFMLHCIVPHVAEFRALYPEIRLELTSNDRIADLIEHRTDIAIRIGTLNDSTLHARPLTSSPLHILASPAYLARHGAPAAPEDLARHALLGFVQYEQGNVWPLRHAAGDSLVVAPALAASSGETLRQLALAGDGIACLADFMTRADIGAGRLVPLLAAFNTGYRQQIHAVYYRNTQLAQRISCFLEFFQQKL
- a CDS encoding VRR-NUC domain-containing protein yields the protein MKPVLENPLYYLDNFHRVLAWIGERYADLLDDEERGFIERFPALPQAARALFVRMVMRKGQLFRASKLVYEEIGCARAAAAPLADTGWIVVDPPVSLDELFDLLQKPELCQAFALTGALRSARKEAQLEALRARHEGERPFSGWFDGDEAYRIVAKPLCDRLRLIFFGNYHQDWTEFVLSDLGVFRFEQVEISQAARGFRTRRDIDDYLQLHACRERFANGEAPLDVLRDVPPPGTDNEWLASRREKLLFQLGQQLEKLRDWAGACTVYSDCAYPGARARAIRVLEKDERFGPAWERLQVAMAAPESEAERQHLLRMAPRLARRLGHPRSAPGKAAPPAKLDLALPHPDGQWWVEGVVREHLHRDEAPVFYVENALINSLFGLLCWDAIFAAIPGAFFHPFHHGPADLHSADFHRRRAAQFDACLAQLDDGSYPTTIRRNLEAKRGISSPFVFWGALDDTLLELALHCIPPAHLKQSFLRILQDVKANRTGFPDLIQFWPAERRYNMIEVKGPGDRLQDNQLRWIDYCAQHRMPVTVCYLQWATQ
- a CDS encoding DUF5668 domain-containing protein, which produces MQTEVDRARLKLRRQVIWGLTLVAFGLAYLINRDDHETVARLWTYWPLVLVAFGIGNMLPPFDGRRFVDGLSQVLFGAWFYATFEGLWGLTFQNSWPLLIIVAGAGMVLQPLASRYFERKAGGQTTQQSTREEA
- a CDS encoding histidine kinase — translated: MSWLTRARRGAMLYLLAWLIAGAVIGGVCAALAPAPLVNALVFAIPGTLVYGVAAGFSAYYLCRANPLGTRTTALVVLVLCTAAVLAAFMWLAVLGGWNELCVALGVSWAGIGQTPLLSAFLFVLGALLYGLLAVVNYLAIESGRARTAERRELESKLMAQDAELRMLRTQVDPHFLFNSLNSVSALTSQDPKGAREMTLRLAGFFRRSLGLAAQPRITLAQEMDLVRDFLAIEKVRFGERLVTEEALEKGALDCLVPPMIIQPLVENAIKHGIGQLTDGGLVLVAAWRESGRLKITVTNAIDPELPECRRAGVGLANVRQRLACAYPNQSALEWKREGDTFSVEIRLPAHTTDNDET
- a CDS encoding ATP-dependent DNA helicase, which produces MGDAVTDTKYTVAVRALCEFTAKAGDLDLRFTPSPTAQEGIAGHAVVTARRDDDYEKEIALSGTFGPLLVRGRADGYDPKRNQLEEIKTFRGELDRMPGNHRALHWAQVKVYGHLLCAARGLPSLRLALVYYDIGSQKETHLVEEHDAASLQAYFEAQCTLFVAWAEMELAHRALRDEQLRALRFPHADFRPGQRELAEAMYKASARSCALLAQAPTGIGKSIGSLFPLLKAAAAHGLDKIFFLAAKTSGRRMALDAAEAIKDSAPLLPLRTLELAARNTACEHPDKACHGESCPLAKGFYDRLPAARAAAVQQPMLDRAAVRAVALAHDVCPYYLQSELVRWADVIVGDYNYYFDVTAMLYSLTVMNEWRIGVLADEAHNMVSRTRKMYSAELEHARLRLLRKTAPAALKKALDRVHRQWSALEKEQEGDYQAYDALPEKLVNALQTAATDIGDYMAENAAWFDADILDFYFAVLHFARLGESFGEHSVFDVTIANKGAGGGTRVDSVLCLRNIVPAPFLQPRFAAARTTALFSATLSPWNYYSDTLGMPPDTAWVDVASPFQAAQLTVHIAGHISTRYQHRDRSLAPIARLMGEQYDRQPGNYLAFFSSFDYMDKAADLFEREHPHVTVWRQPRRMGEAERDAFLARFTETGQGIGFAVLGGAFGEGIDLPGARLIGAFIATLGLPQLNPVNERIRERMQAIFGAGYDYTYLYPGMQKVVQAAGRVIRTTSDTGTVHLIDDRFARPDIRALLPAWWHVPS